One part of the Oncorhynchus clarkii lewisi isolate Uvic-CL-2024 chromosome 7, UVic_Ocla_1.0, whole genome shotgun sequence genome encodes these proteins:
- the LOC139414432 gene encoding progonadoliberin-2 isoform X1, whose protein sequence is MCLMLSYPHPPSPYISPAPVMVSVARLVLMLGLLLCLGAQLSFSQHWSHGWYPGGKRELDSFTTSEISEEIKLCEAGECSYLRPQRRNILRDILLDALAREFEKIK, encoded by the exons ATGTGTCTCATGCTCTCTTACCCACACCCTCCCTCTCCTTACATCTCTCCAGCTCCAGTGATGGTGAGTGTGGCTAGGCTGGTGTTGATGCTGGGGCTGCTGCTGTGTCTGGGAGCCCAGCTGTCCTTCTCCCAACACTGGTCCCATGGCTGGTACCCAGGAGGCAAGCGGGAACTGGACTCATTTACCACCTCTGAG atttcAGAGGAGATTAAACTCTGTGAGGCAGGAGAATGCAGCTACCTGAGACCACAGCGAAGGAACATCCTAAGGGACATTCTT TTGGATGCCCTGGCCAGAGAATTCGAGAAGATAAAGTAA
- the LOC139414432 gene encoding progonadoliberin-2 isoform X2: protein MVSVARLVLMLGLLLCLGAQLSFSQHWSHGWYPGGKRELDSFTTSEISEEIKLCEAGECSYLRPQRRNILRDILLDALAREFEKIK, encoded by the exons ATGGTGAGTGTGGCTAGGCTGGTGTTGATGCTGGGGCTGCTGCTGTGTCTGGGAGCCCAGCTGTCCTTCTCCCAACACTGGTCCCATGGCTGGTACCCAGGAGGCAAGCGGGAACTGGACTCATTTACCACCTCTGAG atttcAGAGGAGATTAAACTCTGTGAGGCAGGAGAATGCAGCTACCTGAGACCACAGCGAAGGAACATCCTAAGGGACATTCTT TTGGATGCCCTGGCCAGAGAATTCGAGAAGATAAAGTAA
- the LOC139413791 gene encoding zinc finger matrin-type protein 1 isoform X1, producing the protein MEKGSICAPLLAESDTENNIISTHNVASVSDADTVINTNNTNSSQIEGSLLFRTFSEHSKMLKERSLFPADLGESDLKGLFTDSHCHVCEASLLFESQRIAHYEGKKHAQKVRVYVQTKKDEKRSKDFQRGITMDKDRFCELCSMVFSSPVVARSHYDGKVHAKNLRKQALYPTTQPADTLPQRGLGLAKAGPLQASGIDQGMVEEGGKGPQNTSETVDLSDPNKHCRLCAASFNNPHMAQQHYAGRKHQRNHSRQQLLKDLGEDPAQANYFTCPVCNIKLDSVEMYHAHMQGNKHQIKEKKVVDLCKSQKKVYDSFADELADYIHVQKARGIAPKTSFGATGEEEEEEGEEEANLSKVDGQNKTTLGLPPSSRPPLPLTSLPLHPAAAFYPPPLWCPPYQAPPTHFGFKGGTYEQTAWGHTFPQPFPPGSAPAGFIGWPKARGRDNECSSSSSSYTSSSSSYSSSSDSSDSSDSDYRHRERKRRKRKMRKERGRRAREEDSEERKRRRRGKSLRDDDTEGRRGREHDEEAEEERKRKRKRLHYSSRSHREGHRAKKRREEDEEKEGRKEEKEESTEERVGRGEEKEVHIQAEIQEAIEEREQAKETKAKHRKDKKKTKEKVDTRTEEEKLWDESIIGL; encoded by the exons ATGGAGAAGGGAAGTATCTGTGCTCCGCTGCTAGCGGAGTCAGATACTGAAAATAACATTATTTCTACTCATAACGTGGCTTCTGTATCAGATGCTGACACAGTAATAAACACTAATAATACCAATAGTTCACAGATTGAAG GCAGTCTTTTGTTCAGAACGTTCTCTGAACATTCAAAAATGTTAAAGGAGCGTTCCCTGTTCCCAGCAGACTTGGGAGAAAGTGACCTGAAGGGTCTCTTCACGGACAGCCACTGCCATGTGTGTGAGGCTTCTCTGCTGTTCGAGTCCCAGAGGATCGCACACTACgag GGAAAGAAGCATGCTCAGAAAGTGAGAGTCTACGTGCAGACCAAGAAAGATGAGAAACGAAGTAAAGACTTCCAG AGAGGAATCACTATGGACAAGGACCGCTTCTGTGAGCTGTGCAGCATGGTATTCAGTTCTCCGGTGGTGGCCCGCTCCCACTACGACGGCAAGGTCCATGCCAAGAACCTGAGAAAACAGGCCCTCTATCCCACCACCCAGCCAGCAG ACACTCTCCCTCAAAGGGGCCTCGGGTTGGCCAAAGCAGGCCCACTCCAGGCCTCTGGCATTGACCAGGGAATGGTCGAGGAGGGGGGGAAgggaccccagaacacctcagaGACTGTGGACCTGAGTGACCCTAACAAGCACTGCCGCCTGTGTGCCGCCTCCTTCAACAACCCCCACATGGCCCAGCAGCACTACGCCGGCCGCAAGCACCAGAGGAACCACTCCCGCCAGCAGCTGCTCAAAGACCTGGGAGAGGACCCTGCACAAG CCAACTACTTCACATGTCCGGTGTGTAACATTAAGCTTGACTCTGTGGAGATGTACCACGCTCACATGCAAGGAAACAAGCACCAGATCAA AGAGAAGAAGGTTGTTGACCTATGCAAGTCTCAGAAGAAGGTGTATGATTCGTTCGCAGATGAATTGGCCGACTACATCCACGTGCAGAAGGCCCGTGGTATAGCCCCAAAAACCAGCTTCGGGGCTAccggggaagaggaggaagaagagggagaagaagaagcgAACCTCAGCAAGGTTGACGGCCAAAATAAAACCACCTTGGGCCTTCCTCCTTCTTCccgccctcctcttcctctcacctctcttcctctGCATCCTGCTGCTGCCTTTTATCCTCCTCCACTTTGGTGCCCGCCCTATCAGGCTCCTCCCACTCACTTTGGGTTCAAGGGAGGCACCTATGAGCAAACGGCCTGGGGCCACACTTTCCCTCAGCCCTTCCCTCCAGGATCTGCTCCGGCAGGCTTTATTGGCTGGCCTAAAGCCAGGGGGAGGGACAATGAATGTTCAAGCTCCTCCTCTTCCTACACAAGCTCCTCCTCTTCCTACAGCAGCAGCAGTGACAGCAGTGACAGCAGTGACAGTGACtacaggcacagagagaggaagaggaggaagaggaagatgaggaaggagagagggaggagggcgagagaggaggactcagaggagaggaagaggaggaggagagggaagagtcTAAGAGATGATGACAcagaagggagaagaggaagagagcatGACGAAGAagcggaggaagagaggaagaggaaaagaaAAAGACTGCACTATAGTAGCAGGAGTCACAGGGAGGGACACAGGGCAAAGAAACGCCGGGAAGAGGATGAAgaaaaagaaggaaggaaggaggagaaagaagagagtaCAGAGGAAAGggtgggaagaggagaggagaaggaggtgcaTATTCAGGCTGAGATTCAGGAAGCGATAGAAGAGAGGGAGCAGGCCAAGGAGACCAAGGCCAAACACAGGAAAGACAAGAAGAAGACCAAGGAGAAAGTGGACACCAGGACAGAGGAGGAAAAGCTATGGGATGAGTCCATCATAGGCTTGTGA
- the LOC139413791 gene encoding zinc finger matrin-type protein 1 isoform X3 produces the protein MEKGSICAPLLAESDTENNIISTHNVASVSDADTVINTNNTNSSQIEDLGESDLKGLFTDSHCHVCEASLLFESQRIAHYEGKKHAQKVRVYVQTKKDEKRSKDFQRGITMDKDRFCELCSMVFSSPVVARSHYDGKVHAKNLRKQALYPTTQPADTLPQRGLGLAKAGPLQASGIDQGMVEEGGKGPQNTSETVDLSDPNKHCRLCAASFNNPHMAQQHYAGRKHQRNHSRQQLLKDLGEDPAQANYFTCPVCNIKLDSVEMYHAHMQGNKHQIKEKKVVDLCKSQKKVYDSFADELADYIHVQKARGIAPKTSFGATGEEEEEEGEEEANLSKVDGQNKTTLGLPPSSRPPLPLTSLPLHPAAAFYPPPLWCPPYQAPPTHFGFKGGTYEQTAWGHTFPQPFPPGSAPAGFIGWPKARGRDNECSSSSSSYTSSSSSYSSSSDSSDSSDSDYRHRERKRRKRKMRKERGRRAREEDSEERKRRRRGKSLRDDDTEGRRGREHDEEAEEERKRKRKRLHYSSRSHREGHRAKKRREEDEEKEGRKEEKEESTEERVGRGEEKEVHIQAEIQEAIEEREQAKETKAKHRKDKKKTKEKVDTRTEEEKLWDESIIGL, from the exons ATGGAGAAGGGAAGTATCTGTGCTCCGCTGCTAGCGGAGTCAGATACTGAAAATAACATTATTTCTACTCATAACGTGGCTTCTGTATCAGATGCTGACACAGTAATAAACACTAATAATACCAATAGTTCACAGATTGAAG ACTTGGGAGAAAGTGACCTGAAGGGTCTCTTCACGGACAGCCACTGCCATGTGTGTGAGGCTTCTCTGCTGTTCGAGTCCCAGAGGATCGCACACTACgag GGAAAGAAGCATGCTCAGAAAGTGAGAGTCTACGTGCAGACCAAGAAAGATGAGAAACGAAGTAAAGACTTCCAG AGAGGAATCACTATGGACAAGGACCGCTTCTGTGAGCTGTGCAGCATGGTATTCAGTTCTCCGGTGGTGGCCCGCTCCCACTACGACGGCAAGGTCCATGCCAAGAACCTGAGAAAACAGGCCCTCTATCCCACCACCCAGCCAGCAG ACACTCTCCCTCAAAGGGGCCTCGGGTTGGCCAAAGCAGGCCCACTCCAGGCCTCTGGCATTGACCAGGGAATGGTCGAGGAGGGGGGGAAgggaccccagaacacctcagaGACTGTGGACCTGAGTGACCCTAACAAGCACTGCCGCCTGTGTGCCGCCTCCTTCAACAACCCCCACATGGCCCAGCAGCACTACGCCGGCCGCAAGCACCAGAGGAACCACTCCCGCCAGCAGCTGCTCAAAGACCTGGGAGAGGACCCTGCACAAG CCAACTACTTCACATGTCCGGTGTGTAACATTAAGCTTGACTCTGTGGAGATGTACCACGCTCACATGCAAGGAAACAAGCACCAGATCAA AGAGAAGAAGGTTGTTGACCTATGCAAGTCTCAGAAGAAGGTGTATGATTCGTTCGCAGATGAATTGGCCGACTACATCCACGTGCAGAAGGCCCGTGGTATAGCCCCAAAAACCAGCTTCGGGGCTAccggggaagaggaggaagaagagggagaagaagaagcgAACCTCAGCAAGGTTGACGGCCAAAATAAAACCACCTTGGGCCTTCCTCCTTCTTCccgccctcctcttcctctcacctctcttcctctGCATCCTGCTGCTGCCTTTTATCCTCCTCCACTTTGGTGCCCGCCCTATCAGGCTCCTCCCACTCACTTTGGGTTCAAGGGAGGCACCTATGAGCAAACGGCCTGGGGCCACACTTTCCCTCAGCCCTTCCCTCCAGGATCTGCTCCGGCAGGCTTTATTGGCTGGCCTAAAGCCAGGGGGAGGGACAATGAATGTTCAAGCTCCTCCTCTTCCTACACAAGCTCCTCCTCTTCCTACAGCAGCAGCAGTGACAGCAGTGACAGCAGTGACAGTGACtacaggcacagagagaggaagaggaggaagaggaagatgaggaaggagagagggaggagggcgagagaggaggactcagaggagaggaagaggaggaggagagggaagagtcTAAGAGATGATGACAcagaagggagaagaggaagagagcatGACGAAGAagcggaggaagagaggaagaggaaaagaaAAAGACTGCACTATAGTAGCAGGAGTCACAGGGAGGGACACAGGGCAAAGAAACGCCGGGAAGAGGATGAAgaaaaagaaggaaggaaggaggagaaagaagagagtaCAGAGGAAAGggtgggaagaggagaggagaaggaggtgcaTATTCAGGCTGAGATTCAGGAAGCGATAGAAGAGAGGGAGCAGGCCAAGGAGACCAAGGCCAAACACAGGAAAGACAAGAAGAAGACCAAGGAGAAAGTGGACACCAGGACAGAGGAGGAAAAGCTATGGGATGAGTCCATCATAGGCTTGTGA
- the LOC139413791 gene encoding zinc finger matrin-type protein 1 isoform X2: MEKGSICAPLLAESDTENNIISTHNVASVSDADTVINTNNTNSSQIEADLGESDLKGLFTDSHCHVCEASLLFESQRIAHYEGKKHAQKVRVYVQTKKDEKRSKDFQRGITMDKDRFCELCSMVFSSPVVARSHYDGKVHAKNLRKQALYPTTQPADTLPQRGLGLAKAGPLQASGIDQGMVEEGGKGPQNTSETVDLSDPNKHCRLCAASFNNPHMAQQHYAGRKHQRNHSRQQLLKDLGEDPAQANYFTCPVCNIKLDSVEMYHAHMQGNKHQIKEKKVVDLCKSQKKVYDSFADELADYIHVQKARGIAPKTSFGATGEEEEEEGEEEANLSKVDGQNKTTLGLPPSSRPPLPLTSLPLHPAAAFYPPPLWCPPYQAPPTHFGFKGGTYEQTAWGHTFPQPFPPGSAPAGFIGWPKARGRDNECSSSSSSYTSSSSSYSSSSDSSDSSDSDYRHRERKRRKRKMRKERGRRAREEDSEERKRRRRGKSLRDDDTEGRRGREHDEEAEEERKRKRKRLHYSSRSHREGHRAKKRREEDEEKEGRKEEKEESTEERVGRGEEKEVHIQAEIQEAIEEREQAKETKAKHRKDKKKTKEKVDTRTEEEKLWDESIIGL; this comes from the exons ATGGAGAAGGGAAGTATCTGTGCTCCGCTGCTAGCGGAGTCAGATACTGAAAATAACATTATTTCTACTCATAACGTGGCTTCTGTATCAGATGCTGACACAGTAATAAACACTAATAATACCAATAGTTCACAGATTGAAG CAGACTTGGGAGAAAGTGACCTGAAGGGTCTCTTCACGGACAGCCACTGCCATGTGTGTGAGGCTTCTCTGCTGTTCGAGTCCCAGAGGATCGCACACTACgag GGAAAGAAGCATGCTCAGAAAGTGAGAGTCTACGTGCAGACCAAGAAAGATGAGAAACGAAGTAAAGACTTCCAG AGAGGAATCACTATGGACAAGGACCGCTTCTGTGAGCTGTGCAGCATGGTATTCAGTTCTCCGGTGGTGGCCCGCTCCCACTACGACGGCAAGGTCCATGCCAAGAACCTGAGAAAACAGGCCCTCTATCCCACCACCCAGCCAGCAG ACACTCTCCCTCAAAGGGGCCTCGGGTTGGCCAAAGCAGGCCCACTCCAGGCCTCTGGCATTGACCAGGGAATGGTCGAGGAGGGGGGGAAgggaccccagaacacctcagaGACTGTGGACCTGAGTGACCCTAACAAGCACTGCCGCCTGTGTGCCGCCTCCTTCAACAACCCCCACATGGCCCAGCAGCACTACGCCGGCCGCAAGCACCAGAGGAACCACTCCCGCCAGCAGCTGCTCAAAGACCTGGGAGAGGACCCTGCACAAG CCAACTACTTCACATGTCCGGTGTGTAACATTAAGCTTGACTCTGTGGAGATGTACCACGCTCACATGCAAGGAAACAAGCACCAGATCAA AGAGAAGAAGGTTGTTGACCTATGCAAGTCTCAGAAGAAGGTGTATGATTCGTTCGCAGATGAATTGGCCGACTACATCCACGTGCAGAAGGCCCGTGGTATAGCCCCAAAAACCAGCTTCGGGGCTAccggggaagaggaggaagaagagggagaagaagaagcgAACCTCAGCAAGGTTGACGGCCAAAATAAAACCACCTTGGGCCTTCCTCCTTCTTCccgccctcctcttcctctcacctctcttcctctGCATCCTGCTGCTGCCTTTTATCCTCCTCCACTTTGGTGCCCGCCCTATCAGGCTCCTCCCACTCACTTTGGGTTCAAGGGAGGCACCTATGAGCAAACGGCCTGGGGCCACACTTTCCCTCAGCCCTTCCCTCCAGGATCTGCTCCGGCAGGCTTTATTGGCTGGCCTAAAGCCAGGGGGAGGGACAATGAATGTTCAAGCTCCTCCTCTTCCTACACAAGCTCCTCCTCTTCCTACAGCAGCAGCAGTGACAGCAGTGACAGCAGTGACAGTGACtacaggcacagagagaggaagaggaggaagaggaagatgaggaaggagagagggaggagggcgagagaggaggactcagaggagaggaagaggaggaggagagggaagagtcTAAGAGATGATGACAcagaagggagaagaggaagagagcatGACGAAGAagcggaggaagagaggaagaggaaaagaaAAAGACTGCACTATAGTAGCAGGAGTCACAGGGAGGGACACAGGGCAAAGAAACGCCGGGAAGAGGATGAAgaaaaagaaggaaggaaggaggagaaagaagagagtaCAGAGGAAAGggtgggaagaggagaggagaaggaggtgcaTATTCAGGCTGAGATTCAGGAAGCGATAGAAGAGAGGGAGCAGGCCAAGGAGACCAAGGCCAAACACAGGAAAGACAAGAAGAAGACCAAGGAGAAAGTGGACACCAGGACAGAGGAGGAAAAGCTATGGGATGAGTCCATCATAGGCTTGTGA